The genomic window taaCACCGATGCCGAGTTCATTGTGCACCCAGCTGTGGTTAGAACTATGCCCATGTTCGAAAAGCTTTCTTTAGGAGAGCCTGCGAAATGAGGATTCTGAATCCCAAATAGTCTAGGCATGTTCTTTAATCTTAACTCCATAGCTTGTAAACCTAAAGCAATGATATCTCTGAGAGATGGCCGGCACTCACTTCATCCTTAAtttatcttatttattttcacagaGAACGAGTATTATGTGTGCAAAGTGGCattggaaattatttattgttaaagtaccagaaatcaaaaataaatttattaatataaataagccTTTCGAGAATAGGTTAAATTTATAAtgaagtgaaataaaatataaattataaaaatgaacgcccttaatatgaaaatttcagCTGAGCAGATTATTCCATCTTGATATGGTCTTGATTCAATCTgaacaaattaattgattaacCAATTTTACCCAGAGCTCACAAAGCTTTAAAAAATGTGCAGCATATTTTCAGGCTTTTGGTGGAGATTTCAGTGGTTTAAATTGAATACGAATACGGGCATAAAATGCTTGATAGGCATTATATGCCTCATTAGTTTTCACtgcattaaataaaaacactagttaattattttttccgTACTATGCATCGGGGTAATTAATTGTGGTCAACTTATGGTTAACTTAATTGCCTGTTATTCTTTTGTCAAAGAGCTTATTAATTGCTGAATTATAGCCTCGGAAAATTATCCGAAAAATCATCCGATTGTCCTTGCAAATGACCAATTCCTTGCATATTGAAATGATCTGAGAATAGTGAATATATGGAAAATCAAGGTATATCACTCTTGACTCAATCAAGaaatacatattaatattCCATCAAACTAAATTCTTTGAACCGTTTGAACAAAAAGAATAAGAGTCTATATAGGATGCCATTGTGCTTTGAAAATGTCAGTactttttgaaaataattgcACGAATAAAGCGAAATTGAAGCGTGAATTGTACagaatttacttttaaatttcgCTTTGGATGGACGTCTACCAATTGGGTAGCAGGCCCATTGAATGCATAAGTGGCAGACATATTTGTGCGTTACAACGAGAGCTGccatcctcatcatcatcagcacgATCCGGTGAATAAAGGATGTAAACTGTTTTTGAGCCCATTGGAGTGTGAGTAAAAAGCATATCAGTAATTATGGCTCCTGTGCTCCCAATCCGTGATTCTTCATACAGGTCTGGATAGGACGGGCTTTTGGGTTCTTTCAAGTGCTTCTCTTCACCTGTCTGCTGAATGGCATTTCATCCCATCCTCATTTTTGCTTGTATTTGCTTTGACCGGTGCAATGATTgcaacttttcaatttttatttacaaaagcGAAACAATGCCGGGCTATGTCTGTATAAAATGAGCTCTATATGGCTGTATCGTTGGTTCGCTGAAAACAATGCGATGGGGATTTTAAATCAATATATATGATGATTTAagtcatatatatatttttttatatattacatttgaATAGTACTGCTCATGGGAAAAGCATGTTTCATAAGCAAATTGATCCACCAATAATAAttctaataaattttaaattgtagaATTCatcttgtttgcatttgtatatttaagGGTATATATCGTGCTTTGACGCCTTCTCGACTGTTTTAATTTCATCAcgcttttgttgccaaatGTTAAAATGAATGGAGTGCGAAGTGCGGGTGGAACGTGGGCAACAAGGGGTTAAGGGCACAAAGCAGTCACGGATTTGGCAGAGATTAGCGCTTGGTTCTTGTGGTTTTGTCGGTTTTGCTTTAGTTTTCGGTTGCTGGAGCtgaagttaattaatttttcgcGTATTTGATTGTTTGCCAGGTAAAATGTGCGTGTGCATGATTAAAAAAGGTTTGTAATCTCAGTTAAGTTTTAATGGtagattaaatgaaatgtaatttaaCAACATAACGAATATAGAAAGGTTTTAACGGCTTGGAAATTAGATGTTCCTATTTTTTCTTGTTATGATGATCTTTTTCGATGCGCTTTAGAATATCATCCATGTTGTTAATCAACTTCTCCAGAATTTCCTCTAGAAGGCCCACACGGTTATTGAGGCTAAATTATAAACTGGATGGTGAAAGGTCAGGTAATAAGTATTTAGATTCTTACCGAACCATCTCCTGGTTTTCTCCTTGCGGAATATCCTGGAAGTACTGTTGCCTAAAATAAAGTAAGTTTCAATAGTTTGCTAGAAGTGGGTTTAATTGAAGCGCAATTACTCGGCTGGGGTCATGTTCTTTCGCATTTCCTGCGGTTCATCCTGCGCAGCGCCGACATCATGTTCCGCATCCTTGTCTTCGGTTATAGACGTTTGAGGTTGTGGGCGTCTCTTCCGCCCACAATGGGTGATCCAGTAGAGCGTGCCCGATAGTTTCTTGTAGATATAGGATCCCAAGTGACTGCGACCTTGGGTGATTTCACCCTTCACCGTGTTGTAGGTCTCCATGATGATGGCCAGGAACATGTTCTAAGTATGGAGAAGTCTTTAAGTTATGGTAACCTATAGTTGAAATGGCCAAACCAACCAACAAAATGAAGAACACAAGCAGGATGTAGGTGAGGAAATAAATGGGACCCAGTACTCGATTCGCTTGCTCAATGAGGTTGTACTGAAAGTCGCCAAGGATCATCCTTATCATGGTCAGAATGGAGGTGATAAAGTTACGGAAGTCTGGATGCTTAGTGCCAAATAAAAGAAGACCCAGTTGGGCATAGGCAAGAAACACAATGCCAAACATCAAGCTGAAGCCAGCCAAGTCTTTGGAGCACTAAAAGAAGATTTACCCATCAGAAATAAAGTACTAGGCTTATTTTTGAGAAACAAACCCTTTTCAGTGTTGTTGTGAACTGCACCAGTGTCTTGTTGAAACTGATGaacttgaatattttaatCCACACAAGAAAGGCCAGAATGGCCATCATATcgacataaataatattccaGAAACATAGAACGTCCAGACTTTGGTAGGTCACATCTGTATGAGCTCTGGCAGTGAGGGACATTACTTTGAAACTGTGCCAAATGTTGTACACTAAAGCGAGGTAGCAGCCCTTGAAAAGTAACATGTTTAAATGTTAAGAAGGCTGGATGTTGATGGCCTAACAAAAAATCGAACAGAACGTTACCAGTAATATACCGCAATCGAGGATGTTTAGCATCGAAAAGAAGTAAATTTTAACTCCGGATTTGCGAATTTCAGTGATTTCATAGATGGTGTAGTATATAACCATAATGTACCAGAAAATGTAGATAACTGTCATGAGCATACTGCGGTCCGTAAAGAAGGAGTACTTCTTCACCGTTTGCAGATGGGCTTGTGGTATAACACCACCCGTGGGCGGAATCTCCGCTATCAGCCTACAAGAATAAGATGTAAAATATACCTAAAATAGAGCACTTTAAACTTACTTAACGCTCTGAAAGATGTCCGTATTTTCGTTAAACAAATTGAACTCAACCAAACAGAGACGTGAGCCCCGATCCAGCCAGTGAATTTCCTGTAGATTGTTTATGATCTTCACGTTCGTATCTTTGTCATAGTCCAAGTTGACCGTGTATCCCCCGGTGCGGTAGAAGGCCAGTACCGTCCAGATGGGCGTGGAATCCAGGTCGTTCATCGTCCGGAACGGGGAACCCTTATGCGTCGCCTTTCGGTCCTCTGCTCCGGCGGAATACGCGGCATAGCAGGTGTTGAAGTACCGGATGAAGGCATCGTTCACGTAGCAGCTTTCCTTTCGCACTCGAATCTGCCGGAGACGTGGCGGTCCCAAGAGGAGGTTTTCATACAGAAAGACGCGCCCCTGTAAAGAATGTATATTCCATTCACGTAGTATCaaatttaaactaatttatagTTGCGACTTAACTCACCTCCAGATGATGTGCGCTTATGTTATCGTGATCAAGTTTTGAATACTCGTCAGATACATCTTCGCTGGCATCCTTGCTGGAGTCCTCGCTGGACTCATCCAAGCTGCTCTGTCGCTTAGCTCTGCCATGCCCCCTGAGGTCCATGTACGGATTGCCATAGTATTTTAAATCGTCTACCAATCTGCCCACTTCTGGGGAGCCTTCAGGCGCTTCTGGGGCTTCCGGCGCTTCCGGCGCTTCTGGCGCGACTCCTTCGGGTGATTCTTCGTTCTTTGGTGGCTTTGGCGAAGGTGTCGTGTGATTCCCTTGATCTTCATCCATAAACGTCAAATCGCCGTGGAGTGTCACAAGAAAGTTATATTTCAGATAGTCCCACCAATCCGGCACGGTGATAAGTTTCTCAAATCCAACCGTGACCGAAGGAGCCACTACCATTTCGCGAGTCGTGAATAGTTTCTTCATCGTGTCGTTGAAATAAAACATATACGTATGCCGAACGGACAACACCACTTGGGAGATACGCAAGGATCAGAATTGAACTAAATTAAATAGGTCTTGGAAGGTTGTCTATACTTACCCAATGATGTTAGTATCAGAAAGATTATGAACACGGAGAACTCCACGAGAGCTTCGCGTACCTCCTCATCGGTGGTGTAAAGAATGCGGTTGGTTTTGGCCCTATTCTGCAGGGTTGAAGCCGCGGTAACCGAAGGTATCCTGGGCTCACGGGCTGGTGGCCGGGACGCATCTGGGCCCTCGGGTTTCTTCTTCCTTTTAAACAAGCtaaatttttccttttctggTGGCTTTGCAGATCTAGGATCGGATGCAGCTAGCTTAACCACCTTTGCAGACGTCGATGGTCCAGCTTCCTGAATGCTAATGCGCCCAGATTCCTTTGTGCTAACAGGACGAGAGGGAGATGTCGAAGGACCCGGGTCCCGAACAGATGTCCTTGCCGATGTCGATGGTTTCTCAGAAGGCGATGGGCCAGGATCCCGAAGACTTGACCTAGGCGATGTCGATGCACCTGCGTCTCTTACCGGTTTTCCAGCAGGAGGGGGTGGGCCCGCAGGATCGGTGGCTGCAGGTGGGACAGGACGTGTGGAGCCCACTCCTATCGATACGCGTTTGGGCGCTGGCGGAGGTCCTCGAGCCGGAGTCACATCGCCCGTGGTCGTGGCTGCTGTTGGCGTTCCACGTGGCGAGGTGCCCGGAGGCGTTTTTGGCGGACGGGGTGGAGGAGGTCCTGGCGGACCACTTGGAGGCCTGCCGCCCTGTCCTTGCTGGGCCAttttcgatagaaatttgtaTTAGCTCTGAAAATTTCACGATGAAAAAAATATTCGTTTCAGTTGCACGCTCTGAGGCAGACTGAATAATGCTGCGAGCTGACCTCGATGACAGGCACGTATTTCGAAGTTTAAAGAATGTTTACTTGGATCTGGTTAAGAAACAGGGTAGTACACCAAGATTTTCCAAccaaatgtgttttttaataaaggaaaaccaaaaagaaagagaatttttgtgatatataatatatgcgCTTAAACTTCGACTTGTAGGAGCTTGCTTCCTTTCTTGTTTAGATATGTTCTTAACGGTGGCATTGAGATCAATTATTGTTGAGTTGTACAGAAGTTTACTAAGCACAATATTTATTCCAAAACgtaaataaatggaaaatgaattTTACCATAAGTTCCTCTTCTTTCagtttgttttggccattcTTGTTTAATCCAACTCCGCTCACAGGTAGCACGTAAAAAAACAATATCCAGACAACAGCTGCACATTCGGCGACTCCTAGCATATGCATATTTCATGCGTTAACGCCAACATTTGAATTGCAGCAGCCGAAGGAGTGGAGTGGCATGGAGTTTAAGGACTCCCAGCCAGCGCAGGAtgcttttgatttatggcaATGGGAACCGTTGCTGGATACCCCCACCCGCTGCTCCACCCACTCAAACATCCTGGCCTTCTGGTCCGCTGCTATCAGCGCCAGTTGAGTTGTCAGTTGGCGCATAAAGAATGCATGTACAATAGCATACAAGTGATAAGATCTCTCTCAACTTGCACATACCGGTCTTTCTCGGAGGAAGCAGGCTAAAATTCTTTAAGCCGACTCCACAATCTTTACCGAATCCTCCTTTTCAAGATAAATACCTGCAATTTTTAGACCGCATTGATTGTATTCTTCACTTTTACTGAAAATCTGTAACGTCTTGTTGGACAAAGCAGGCTTACAGTGAGTTTTTCATACGAACCCAAtctataattaattttttgaaattaaaagatGCTACAtatgttttgaaatatataatattttatttgtaaatctTTGAAACCGCTTGACTTTTTTATAAGTTTTCTATACCTTTAAGTAAAATGTTAAGCTAATTATAGACTACATTACATTTTACTCTTTATTTGtctgattttatttaattaattttgcgCTCTAACATTAAGAACAATTTAAGTACAAATGTGACCAAATTTAGTTTTGCATTAAGATATCGTCTATATATAGAGTTTTAAACTATTAAAGAAtaaactattatttttaataaggATGACAAGCTAAACCAGAAGTGAAAAGTTTCGCTTAAACTTTATCAGCTTCATTTAGCTGGATAAATTAGTTAGTTGTTCAGTTTTTCACATGGgtttcaaaaagttttttaaaaatgtacttCAGTTGAAATATGTGTAGCTATCCCCTTAAATGTTTCTCACTACGAGCGGAATTTcgaatgttttttgtttgatagCGCCCCGctacattttattataatatttatttccttaAATTTAATCTAGatattatttttctatgtTTTATCGCTTGGTTGGTGCAAAAGTTACGTTTTCTCTTCATTATTGGTTTTCCTCTTCTGTTTGCTTAACTATTTGGCTTTGAAAAATACTTTGGCGCCACAACGCAGTTAACAATTTCTgtattttatgcatttatattttactcTGTAGGATTCGTTTGCTGACCACGTTGAATAGTTAGgtagatttaatgaaaatgttgATGGTTTTCAGCAAATGTGATTACAAGAGGGATGCAACTTTTAAGCTACTTCTTTGGTAGGGTTAATTTTTGcggtttgtttttgtgcacTCGAGAGCTTTATTTGTAAGCTTTCCATTTATCTCTAGTTTTGTGTTCACTTATcagatacatttttgtaattggTCCTTTGGTTTCAGAACGTTGCTTAAAaggcacaattatttaaaCTAGTTTCATTCCATTATTTGTGAATTGTTGGTGTGCTGGGTGCCTTCTTGGCCACGCCCATTGAAGCCATTAAGCCATTCTAGCCCATTTCTTAGCTGCCTAGTACGGCTTGGCCGCATCCTTGGAACGTTTAAGTTGAACCTTCAGCCGCTTGG from Drosophila yakuba strain Tai18E2 chromosome 2L, Prin_Dyak_Tai18E2_2.1, whole genome shotgun sequence includes these protein-coding regions:
- the LOC6527377 gene encoding polycystin-2; the encoded protein is MAQQGQGGRPPSGPPGPPPPRPPKTPPGTSPRGTPTAATTTGDVTPARGPPPAPKRVSIGVGSTRPVPPAATDPAGPPPPAGKPVRDAGASTSPRSSLRDPGPSPSEKPSTSARTSVRDPGPSTSPSRPVSTKESGRISIQEAGPSTSAKVVKLAASDPRSAKPPEKEKFSLFKRKKKPEGPDASRPPAREPRIPSVTAASTLQNRAKTNRILYTTDEEVREALVEFSVFIIFLILTSLVVLSVRHTYMFYFNDTMKKLFTTREMVVAPSVTVGFEKLITVPDWWDYLKYNFLVTLHGDLTFMDEDQGNHTTPSPKPPKNEESPEGVAPEAPEAPEAPEAPEGSPEVGRLVDDLKYYGNPYMDLRGHGRAKRQSSLDESSEDSSKDASEDVSDEYSKLDHDNISAHHLEGRVFLYENLLLGPPRLRQIRVRKESCYVNDAFIRYFNTCYAAYSAGAEDRKATHKGSPFRTMNDLDSTPIWTVLAFYRTGGYTVNLDYDKDTNVKIINNLQEIHWLDRGSRLCLVEFNLFNENTDIFQSVKLIAEIPPTGGVIPQAHLQTVKKYSFFTDRSMLMTVIYIFWYIMVIYYTIYEITEIRKSGVKIYFFSMLNILDCGILLGCYLALVYNIWHSFKVMSLTARAHTDVTYQSLDVLCFWNIIYVDMMAILAFLVWIKIFKFISFNKTLVQFTTTLKRCSKDLAGFSLMFGIVFLAYAQLGLLLFGTKHPDFRNFITSILTMIRMILGDFQYNLIEQANRVLGPIYFLTYILLVFFILLNMFLAIIMETYNTVKGEITQGRSHLGSYIYKKLSGTLYWITHCGRKRRPQPQTSITEDKDAEHDVGAAQDEPQEMRKNMTPAEQQYFQDIPQGENQEMVRLNNRVGLLEEILEKLINNMDDILKRIEKDHHNKKK